The Vibrio gallaecicus genome contains a region encoding:
- the rsxB gene encoding electron transport complex subunit RsxB: MSTILIAIIALVALATVFGAILGFASIRFKVEADPVVDQIDSILPQTQCGQCGYPGCRPYAEAIANGDNINKCPPGGQATIEKLADLMGVEVEDSAHDLDNKVKTVAYIHEDMCIGCTKCIQACPVDAIVGGTKALHTVIKDECTGCDLCVAPCPTDCIEMIPVATTTENWKWQMNSIPVIDITHQFTDASSSDKKA; the protein is encoded by the coding sequence ATGAGTACCATCCTAATTGCAATTATTGCTCTTGTAGCTTTGGCTACTGTATTTGGCGCGATATTAGGTTTCGCTTCTATTCGTTTCAAAGTCGAAGCTGATCCCGTTGTGGATCAAATTGACTCTATCCTGCCACAAACACAATGTGGGCAATGTGGTTACCCAGGTTGTCGCCCTTATGCCGAAGCCATCGCAAATGGCGATAACATCAACAAATGCCCTCCAGGCGGCCAAGCTACGATAGAAAAATTGGCAGATCTCATGGGGGTTGAAGTCGAGGATTCAGCGCACGACCTCGACAACAAAGTAAAAACGGTTGCCTACATACACGAAGACATGTGCATTGGTTGCACAAAATGCATCCAAGCATGCCCAGTAGACGCAATCGTGGGCGGAACGAAAGCACTGCATACCGTCATTAAAGATGAGTGTACGGGGTGCGACTTATGTGTTGCCCCATGTCCAACCGATTGTATTGAAATGATTCCAGTCGCAACCACGACTGAAAACTGGAAATGGCAGATGAACTCCATCCCTGTTATAGACATCACTCACCAATTCACTGATGCCTCTTCATCAGATAAAAAAGCATAA
- the rsxA gene encoding electron transport complex subunit RsxA, whose translation MTEYLLLLVGTVLVNNFVLVKFLGLCPFMGVSKKLETAIGMGLATTFVLTLASVSAYLVETYILAPLGIEYLRTMSFILVIAVVVQFTEMVVHKTSPTLYRLLGIFLPLITTNCAVLGVALLNINENHNFIQSIIYGFGAAAGFSLVLILFASMRERIAAADVPMPFKGASIAMITAGLMSLAFMGFTGLVK comes from the coding sequence ATGACCGAATATCTTTTGTTGTTGGTTGGCACAGTGCTGGTCAATAACTTTGTACTAGTTAAATTCTTAGGCCTATGTCCATTTATGGGGGTTTCCAAAAAACTGGAAACTGCTATTGGTATGGGGCTAGCTACAACTTTTGTACTTACACTGGCATCAGTTTCTGCATACCTTGTTGAGACCTATATCCTTGCACCATTAGGCATTGAATATCTGCGCACGATGAGTTTTATTTTAGTGATTGCAGTTGTCGTACAATTCACGGAAATGGTTGTGCACAAAACCAGCCCTACTCTTTACCGTTTACTTGGTATTTTCCTGCCCCTGATCACTACAAACTGTGCCGTTTTAGGTGTTGCACTTCTCAACATCAATGAGAACCATAATTTTATTCAGTCGATTATTTATGGCTTCGGCGCTGCGGCAGGCTTTTCATTAGTTTTAATTCTCTTCGCTTCAATGCGAGAGCGTATAGCTGCTGCTGATGTCCCTATGCCATTCAAAGGCGCCTCCATTGCTATGATCACTGCAGGTCTTATGTCTCTAGCATTTATGGGCTTCACAGGGTTGGTGAAATAA
- the uvrB gene encoding excinuclease ABC subunit UvrB, with amino-acid sequence MSKLFDLVSDYSPSGDQPTAIARLLDGLDSGLAHQTLLGVTGSGKTFTLANVVSQAQRPAIFLAPNKTLAAQLYGEMKSFFPNNAVEYFVSYYDYYQPEAYVPTTDTFIEKDSSVNAHIEQMRLSATKALLERKDAIIVASVSAIYGLGDPESYLKMMLHVCRGDVLDQRDIIRRLAELQYKRNDVAFERGQFRVRGEVIDVFPAESEQDAVRIEMFDDEIDCISIFDPLTGAVKQRDLPRYTIYPKTHYVTPREKILEAIEQIKDDLRDRQTYLKDNNKLLEEQRITQRTQFDIEMMNELGFCSGIENYSRYLSGRNEGEAPPTLFDYLPADGLLIIDESHVTVPQIGAMYKGDRSRKETLVEFGFRLPSALDNRPMKFEEFESIAPQTIFVSATPGNYEIEKSDGEIADQVVRPTGLLDPEIEVRPVATQVDDLLSEIRIRAAKDERVLVTTLTKRMSEDLTEYLTEHGVKVRYLHSDIDTIERVEIIRDLRLGEFDVLVGINLLREGLDMPEVSLVAILDADKEGFLRSERSLIQTIGRAARNLQGKAILYGDKITKSMKKAIDETDRRRIKQQAYNEEQGIQPQALKRNIKDIMELGDMTKSREQRESKQVPLSKVAEPSQTYQVFTPQQLDKEIGKLEAAMYKHAQDLEFELAAQKRDEIEQLRKQFIVNS; translated from the coding sequence ATGAGTAAACTTTTTGACCTAGTATCAGATTATAGCCCTTCAGGCGATCAACCTACTGCCATTGCAAGGTTATTAGATGGATTAGATTCAGGGCTTGCTCATCAGACATTACTCGGTGTAACCGGGTCTGGTAAAACATTCACTTTAGCGAATGTTGTTTCTCAAGCGCAAAGACCAGCCATTTTTCTTGCGCCTAATAAAACACTAGCCGCTCAGTTGTATGGAGAAATGAAGTCTTTCTTTCCTAACAACGCGGTTGAATATTTCGTTTCCTACTATGACTATTATCAGCCTGAAGCTTATGTCCCGACAACCGACACTTTTATAGAAAAAGATTCCTCTGTTAATGCTCATATTGAGCAAATGAGGTTATCAGCGACCAAAGCCTTACTTGAACGTAAAGATGCCATTATCGTTGCGTCAGTGTCTGCTATTTATGGCTTGGGTGATCCCGAATCTTACCTAAAAATGATGCTGCACGTTTGCCGTGGTGATGTGCTTGATCAAAGGGACATCATCAGAAGGTTGGCTGAGTTGCAATACAAGCGTAATGATGTTGCATTTGAGCGTGGTCAATTTCGAGTTCGCGGTGAAGTGATTGATGTTTTTCCGGCTGAGTCTGAGCAAGATGCTGTTCGTATCGAAATGTTTGATGACGAGATTGATTGCATCAGTATTTTTGACCCGTTAACGGGTGCGGTCAAGCAGAGAGATTTACCTCGTTACACAATCTATCCTAAAACTCACTATGTGACACCACGTGAAAAAATTCTTGAAGCAATAGAACAAATTAAAGACGACTTACGCGACAGACAAACGTATTTAAAAGACAACAATAAGCTGCTTGAAGAACAACGTATTACCCAACGTACACAGTTTGATATTGAGATGATGAATGAGCTTGGTTTTTGTTCAGGAATTGAAAACTACTCTCGTTACTTGAGTGGTAGAAATGAGGGGGAGGCTCCTCCTACACTATTCGATTACCTTCCGGCTGATGGCTTACTGATTATTGATGAATCACATGTCACAGTACCTCAAATTGGCGCTATGTATAAAGGTGATCGCTCTCGAAAAGAAACGCTAGTGGAGTTCGGCTTTCGCTTACCTTCGGCACTTGATAACCGCCCTATGAAGTTTGAAGAATTTGAATCCATCGCCCCTCAAACCATTTTCGTTTCTGCCACTCCTGGTAATTATGAAATTGAGAAGTCTGATGGAGAAATTGCAGACCAAGTAGTTCGACCTACAGGGTTGCTTGACCCGGAAATTGAAGTTCGCCCCGTGGCAACACAAGTCGATGACCTATTGTCTGAAATCCGAATTCGTGCAGCTAAAGATGAAAGAGTATTAGTGACCACCTTGACTAAACGTATGTCGGAAGATTTAACAGAATATCTGACGGAACATGGCGTTAAAGTGAGATACCTCCACTCTGATATTGATACGATAGAACGAGTCGAAATTATACGAGATTTAAGGTTAGGTGAGTTTGATGTGCTAGTGGGTATTAACTTACTTCGCGAAGGCTTGGATATGCCTGAAGTGTCGCTAGTCGCAATTTTAGATGCAGATAAGGAAGGCTTCTTACGTTCGGAAAGATCGCTTATTCAAACGATAGGTCGTGCTGCGCGTAACTTGCAAGGTAAAGCGATTCTGTATGGTGATAAAATCACTAAGTCGATGAAAAAAGCGATAGATGAGACGGATCGACGTCGAATTAAGCAGCAAGCTTATAATGAAGAGCAAGGCATTCAACCACAAGCTCTTAAGCGTAATATCAAAGATATTATGGAATTGGGCGATATGACCAAATCACGAGAGCAACGTGAATCTAAGCAAGTACCACTATCAAAAGTGGCAGAGCCTTCTCAAACTTATCAAGTATTTACGCCTCAGCAATTGGATAAGGAAATTGGTAAGTTGGAAGCGGCAATGTATAAGCATGCTCAAGATTTAGAGTTTGAATTAGCAGCGCAAAAGCGTGATGAAATTGAGCAGCTAAGAAAGCAATTTATCGTAAATAGCTAA